In one Populus nigra chromosome 12, ddPopNigr1.1, whole genome shotgun sequence genomic region, the following are encoded:
- the LOC133670018 gene encoding uncharacterized protein LOC133670018: MFKKFSSDEVSSQNQVKASVQRKIRQSIADEYPGLEPVLDDLLPKKSPLIVVKCQNHLNLVVVNNVPLFFNIRDGPYMPTLRLLHQYPNIMKKLQVDRGAIKFVLSGANVMCPGLTSPGGALDDEVDAETPVAIMAEGKQHALAIGFTKMSAKDMKTINKGIGVDNMHYLNDGLWKMERLD; encoded by the exons atGTTCAAAAA GTTTTCAAGTGATGAAGTATCGTCACAAAACCAAGTGAAAGCATCAGTTCAACGCAAAATTCGACAAAGCATTGCTGATGAG TACCCAGGACTTGAACCAGTATTGGATGATTTGCTGCCAAAGAAATCCCCTTTAATTGTTGTTAAATG TCAGAATCATTTGAATCTGGTGGTGGTGAATAACGTgccattgttttttaatataagggATGGACCTTACATGCCTACTCTACGACTTCTTCATCAAT ATccaaacataatgaaaaaattgCAAGTTGACAGGGGTGCCATAAAATTCGTCCTTTCTGGTGCTAACGTAATGTGTCCTGGACTTACATCTCCCGGCGGTGCATTAGATGATGAAGTAGATGCAGAAACTCCTGTG GCTATAATGGCTGAAGGAAAGCAACATGCTCTTGCTATTGGCTTTACAAAAATGTCAGCAAAAGACAT GAAGACAATCAACAAGGGAATTGGTGTGGACAACATGCATTATCTCAATGATGGTCTTTGGAAG ATGGAGCGTTTGGATTGA